A segment of the Entomomonas moraniae genome:
ATAATCTAGCTGACGACGATAGTTTGTGGCAGCAAAATTCAGTGGTTAAATTACCCGTTGCTATGCAACAACGCCATGCGCAACTAAATGATACCTTTACTGCTTATCAACCTCAATTACTACATGCTGATTTCTGCCAACAAGTATTGATTAGACCAACCGCCACAGCAGTTATCGCTAGTGACTATCAGCTCACTTATTTGCAACTGGCTGAGCAGGCACTAACTATTAGTCAGCAGCTACAACAGGCAGGCTGCCAAGCAGGCGATAATATAGCCATCGTTATGGATAAATCAGCTGCCCAAATAGCCGCCGTATTAGGAGTGCTATTAGCAGGTGCTACCTACGTGCCCATTGAAAGCCATCAACCTATAGCACGTAAACAAGCTATTTTAGAAGATGCTTCAATCAAACTATTAATCACCGATAACAACCATCTTAATGAAAATTGGCCTAGCAGTATTACCCCCTTACTAATTAATACGCCTAAGGAAGTGGCTGATATTGACCAAGTAGCCCTTACTAACTTCTTCGATCAGTTTATTAAAAATTACCAGCAACAGCCAGAAGCCACTAGAAGAACGGGTTATATTATTTTTACCTCAGGGACTACAGGCAGACCCAAAGGGGTGATGGTTAGCCACTTTGCCGCATGGAATACGGTAGCTGAAATCAATAAACGTTTTGCTGTTAATCAACAGGATAAAGTTCTCGGTTTGGCAAGTTTTAGTTTTGATTTATCGGTATGGGATATATTTGGAACACTAGCGGCAGGTGCTTGCTTAGTGTTACCTGATGCTGAGCAGAGAACAAATCCAGAGCATTGGGGCAAATTAATTGAAGCGCATCAAATCACTCGCTGGAACTCTGTACCTGCACAAATGCAAATGTTAGTTAACTGGTTAGAATGGGATACTCATCTTAACTTAAGTAGCCTACACACTGCCTTTTTATCAGGTGATAAAATCCCTGTTACCTTGCCTGCATTGGTTAAAGAGTACTTACCAAAACTACAATTAATCAGTTTAGGTGGCCCAACTGAAACCTCTATTTGGTGTGTAAGCCACCCTATTCTTCAAAGTTTTACTAAGCAGACAGTTCGTATTCCTTATGGTAAACCACTTACTAACCATCAAATCTATATTTTAAATGAACGCCTTGAACAATGCCCAGACTATGTAGTGGGCGAAATGTATGTTGCAGGGCATGGTTTAGCCGATGGTTATGTAGCAGACAACGAACAGACTGCTTATCGCTTTATTACCCACCCTATTACAGGACAAAGGCTCTATAAATCAGGTGATATCGGCTTTTATACAGCACATGGTTTAATTGAGATTTTAGGGCGTGAAGATAACCAAACTAAAATTAGAGGTTATCGTGTTGAGCTAGGTGAAATTGAGGCTGCACTGACTCATATTCCTACTATTAAACAAGCTGTTGCCATACCTATCGCAAATGCTAGCAGTTTGGCAGCTGCTATCGTGATTGAAGATTCGACAGGTAGAGTGCAAGAAGAATTTGTAGCACAGGTTAAACAACAACTGGCTATCGATTTACCTGATTATATGATCCCTGAGCGAATTGATATTTACCAACAATTACCATTGAGCAGCAATGGTAAAGTAGATCGTAAACAGCTGACTAAACTATTTACCGAAACCCATACCACCACTAGCCAACCGTTCGAACAACCTACTAATGACCCTATCGAACAAGATTTAGCAACTATTTGGCAAGAGCTATTAAAGATAACGCAAATATCTAGACAGGATGACTTTTTCCAAGTAGGTGGCTCTAGTTTATCCGCCATTAACTTATTAAGTATCTTACTAGCTAGGGGTTATCCTGCTACCTTGGAGCTTATTTTCAATAATAGTATGTTTGCCAATATGGCAACTGCACTAAGAAATAGCAATGAGTCAAAAACCCAATGGTTAGAAAGTATCGACTTAGCAGAGATAACTAAGCAAGCTATAAGTAGCCTTAACACTGCTATCCCTTTTAATATTTCCCATAGCCCACAGAATATTTTATTAACGGGCGGTTCAGGCTATTTAGGTATTTATACTTTAAGCACTCTATTGTATAAAACCAATTATAACATCTACTGTTTATTACGCGCTGAAGATGAAGTACAAGGACTTAACCGTCTCTTTAAAGCAGCCGCAGAAAAAGGTGTAACACTATCTGATGCAGAAAATCGTATTAAAATATTCTGTGGTGCAGTGGACAAAGATAACTTAGGGCTAACAGTAGAACAGTATCAACAATTAGCTAATGAAATAGATCTTATTATCCACAATGCTTCCATCATTAATTTAATGGATCCACTAAGTAGCTTATATCCTACCAATGTGCAAGGCGCTAGTAATATTCTACAACTAGCAACTACCAATAAAGTTAAGCAAATAAACTATGTTTCTACTGTTGCAGTACATCATGCCTTAACTGAACATGATGAAAATAAGCCAGTACCTGAAAGTACTAGTATCTCTCGTTGGCGTGATCTTGAGTTAACCTATGAACAATCTAAGATTATGGCTGAGAATATCTTTTACCTTGCCAGAGAACAAGGTGTCCCAATCAATATTATGCGCCCTGCCACTATTACTTGGGCCACTACTGAGCAACCCTTTATTAATGATGATGCTTTCTTAAAGTTCTATAAAGCTTGCTTAGATATTGCCGCCTACCCACATTCTAGTTTAAAAGTTAATTTAGTACCGGTGGACTTTGTAGCACAAAGCATCACTGCCATCACTGAAACAAACTATGGCAACAGTAAAAACTTCCACTTAGTTTCTGCTGATAGCTTAAACGTAGAACAAATTTACCATTGGTTTATAGAGTTAGGTTGTCAGCTACAAGGCTATGAATTTACTGAATGGCAACAGAGACTTCAAGATAATTTTGTAGCTGGTTTTATCAACCTTTACTTTAAAGATGGCATGGATAATGGCGGCCACCACCAATATGCTATGGATAATCTGCTGGAGGCTATCGAACCCTTTAACATCCCATCTTTTAAAGTGGACAAAAATTACTTTATACCACTGATTAATAAGTTTAATAACAAGGAGTTACAATGAATAGTGCAACATCATTCAAAGTGACTCAAGCAAAGACAGCTTGGTGGCGAGTTTATCAACCTCAGCCACAAGCTAAACAACGGATTATCTGCTTACCTCATGCAGGTGGCTGTGCCAGTTTTTTTAAAAAATGGACGATGACTTTACCTAGTTCTATCGAACTTATAGCCGTTCAATATCCAGGGAGAGAAGAACGGCTAGTAGAACCATTAATCAATAATATGGAGCAACTAATTGATGAGTTAATAATAGCTTTAATTGAGCAACAAATATTAGATAAACCCTACTTACTGTTTGGGCATAGCATGGGGGGCTATGTTGCCTATGAGTTGTGCTTAGCGTTACGAGAGTGTAATTTGCCACTTCCCTATCATTTAGTCATTTCAGCAGGTGAGGCGCCCAACCATAAAAATGCTAGCACGTTACATCTCGATTCTGATCAAGCCTTATTAAATGAATTAGATAAATTAAACGGTAGCCAGTTTTCTTTAGCAACTCATCCTGAGTTAGCACAAATGTTATTACCCATTATCAGAAATGATTACCAACTGATTGAAACATGGCAACCCCAATTAAATAGTCTCCCTTTGGCTATCCCGTTAAGCACTTTTATCGCTCAGCAAGATACCGAACTTACTGAGGAGCAAGCGCTCGCTTGGCAACAACAAACCACTAACAACTTTCATTGTGAATACTTTCAAGGCAACCATTTTTATCTGATAGATGAACAAGCTAAGGTTATTCAAGCACTACTTAAAATAGCTAAGCAACAAATGAGAAGCCACTACCAATGGACGATGACCCCTTAAATACGAAGCATGTCATAACGCTTTTATGTGTTATTTTAGGAAAATTATATGAGAGACAAATTCGCTTTAACTAATGCAATAACTCACCAACCTTTAATTTGTTCTAACAAAAGTAACATGACTGCGCCTTGGTTATTGGCCAGTGCTTTCTGTTTATCTTTTAGTGCAATAGCAGAAACTGTTGGCGAAGAAGATGAAGCTATTCAATTAGACCAACTTACAGTTACTGCCAGACATGTAAAAGAGTCTGCCAAAGATATTCCTTTTACAGTCAATATTATTGATGATAAAAAACTTGTCGAACATCGCGAAACCACGTTAGAAAAAGCCTTGAATGATACGGTAGGTGTACAGGTAATCAGTAATATGGGGGGCGCTAAGTCTATTCGGATGCGTGGTGTAGGCTCAGTATTACCAATGAGTGGTGATGATAGTTCAGTCAGTATTAATGTTGATGGCATGCCACAGTCTATTAATAATACGACCCTAAACTTACTCGATGTGGAGCGTGTAGAAGTATTAAAAGGTCCACAAGGAACACTATTTGGTCGAAATAGTGAAGCCGGAGCTATTAATATTATTTCTAAAAAACCTACTCACTATTTAGAAGCAGGTTTTAGAACCGAACTTGGACAAGACCATCAGAAACTAACTGAGGGCGTTATTAGTGGCCCTTTAAATGATATGTTAAGTGGTCGTTTTGCTGTTCGTTATGATGAAGCTGATAGTATTTTAGATAATCATTATGACAATAAGCCAGTGAGCATTCTTAGAAATAAAATAGCAAGAGGGTCATTATTATGGGAACCATCAGATGTCACCTCAGTACTATTTATTACTGAAGTAGAAGATGCGATGGGTATGGATAATATGTATATGATGCGTCCTTATGGGCATCATCCTAAAATTGATATCCCCAATAGTAGTGATAAAAGCGACAAAAATATTCATCGCTTTAATTTAAAGGTAGAACATGAACTTGGTAACAGCATGTTAACCTCCATTACAGGCTATTCGTATACCAAACATGACACTAAATCTCCTATTTATGAAGGTGATTTATATAACCATTTAGTAGGTATGGCACCTCCCTCTAACTGGTCATTTTTAACCAAGGAAAACCTTTTTAACCAAGAATTTAGAATTTCTTCTAAGCCAGAAGCCCCTATTTTTTGGGTAGCAGGGATTAATTACTATACTAATCACCGCCATAGAGAAACCTATGATGTAATGGATGTATTTTATCCTACCAATCCAATGAATGCTAATATTAGAAGAAAATTTAAAACTGATAATGTAGGCGTATTTGGTGAGGTTACTTATCCAATTACTGATAAATTCAAAGTAACAGCAGGTATTCGCCAATCTTACGAAAAGAAAAACTATCAAGCTAAATGGAATGCTAACTCGATTTATGCAGGTGCCGCTCCAGGCATGCCTACTTTAGCTTTTGATAAGCAAAAAATAACTGATCACTACACTACTGGTAGACTTGGGTTTAACTACCTACTCAATGATAATGCTACGCTTTATGCACTTTATTCCAGAGGTTATAAAACGGGGGGTTTTAATGATGAAGGTACCGACTTTGCTACTTTAGGTAGTCCAGACCAAGCCTATAAATCAGCTTATGTAAATTCTTATGAAGCAGGATTAAAAGTTGAAAATGATACCAATACATTAGGGTTAAATACCGCTCTATTCTATAACGATACTAAACGCGAACATTTAATGGCCTATAACCCTGCTACCTTTGTAGCTGTTGTTGAAAATTATGATACTCGCAGCTTTGGTGTTGAATTAGATGGCTTTTGGAAAGCGCCTTGGAACCTAGAGTTTACAGGAGGCATAGGCTATACCAATGCTAAAATTGTAGGAACACCTAGTCAAAGTTTGGCTAAGGTTAAAAAACATAATTATGTACCTGACACAGCCAAGTGGAATGCTAACTTAACTGTACTTCACAGTATACCACTCAATATATCAGGACTTACCTTAGAGACTAGAATAACTAATCGCTATATTGGCGCACGTAAAGCAGATGTACAAAACAATTTTGGTTTAAAACCTTATAACAAACTCGACGCACGGATTGCAGTTAAAAGTGATAACGCTGAAGTTTATGTATGGGGCGATAATCTCTTAAATAAAACTTATGATCTATGGGGCTACTACATGCCAGCCATGTACCCAGGTGGTCCAGATGCGACCATTGGCTCGCCAGGTAGAGGAATAACATTAGGTGTTGGTTTTGCCTATAACTATTAACCATAATCACCACTAGTGGGGTGACCCGCTAGTGTGCTATTTAAGGAATAACTTTTATGCAAGATAATCCCCCACAGATTTTAATACTAGGTGGTACAGGTAAAGTAGGAAAAACAGTTTGTGATTATTTATTAAAAAATACCTTATGCCAACTCAATATAGTTACTCGAAACACAAAACCAGATTTAACGGAATATGCTGATTATTCTGGGCGATTAACTGCCCTTAATTTTGACGCATTAAACAAGGAACAACTTAGCCAACACTGCAAGGAAGCAGACCTTGTTATTTCCTGTATTGGTCCATCTCAAGTAATAGGCTCAACTATTGTAGACATTTGCTACCGAACGGTTACCCCTTATATTGATGCAGGTGGCTATGACCCACTATTAAAACATCTTGCTAATCTAGTAGCTACAGAACCTGCTAAAGTTCCATTAATTATTAATGCGGGATTGTTACCTGGACTATCAGGTGTTTATCCTAAATACCTAATAGATCAATATGCTTCAAATGAAACAATAACCAGCCTAGAAGTATCTTATGTAGGACGTGACGCTTGGAGCTATAACTCAGCATGGGACATCATAGTTGGCTTAGGTGACTTTGGTGAAGACCGAGGCTTTTGCTATATTGCCGATAAACAACTAATAAAAGTACCTTTTTATAAAGCAACGCAAAAGAAAGTTTTTCCAGCGCCTATTGGTAAAGTGGGTACAATGCTAATCTACTCGGAAGAGTTACGAAGATTAATTAACCAATACCAAATCCCTAATCTAAAAGTTTATGGTGCTAATATTGGGGCAAAAGCTGCCTTTAGTTGTGCTATTTCAAAAATATTTGGTCAATATAAAACTCCTGAAAAATTAGCTAAAGCTGCTAAACGTCTAGCATCTGCTTCAGCGAAAGATATGCTCAAGAGTGATCCCATCTATGCCATTCAGGCAGAAATTCAACTTGCTAATGGTCAGCAAATAACAGGTTCATTATTAACAGGTGATACTTACTATGCTACAGGAACAGTCATTGCCATTACTGCTAAATATCTACTGGAAAACACTATTGCGGCAGGTGCATATAGCCTTCATGAAGCAATTCCAAGTGAAGTAATCATTGAGCAGTTACAAGCACAACAGATTATTCAATTAATCACCACAACTAACGACTCCCTAAAACGGTCGGAGGCTATTTAATGACAACTTCTCAAACAACCACTACAAAAATTATTGTCATTGGTGGTACAGGAGAAACTGGACAACGTATTTTAAATCATTTAAAACAAACTTATCCCACACTATCACTCACCTGTGCTAGTCGTCAAAATACTTCAAACTTATCGGATATACCTTTTGTTAATATTGATATTAGTAATGCACAACAAAGCATAGCACTATTAAAAGATTATGATCTAGCTATTCTAGCCATAGGACCTATGGAAAGATTGTTAGCTACCCCACATCAACTCTGTTTGGAAGCTTGCATTGATTGTATTGATATTAATGACAGTGCTACTGCCAGCAAAGCTATTTTAGGGCTTCATGAAACTGCACAACAAAAACAATGCAGTATTTATACAGGTATGGGTTTAGCACCAGGTATTACTACCCTAATGCTAATGCAACTGGCTGAAAAAAAGCGTTCATCAAAAGGTGTTTATCGCTCTAGACTTTATATGGGCGCAGCGTACGGTGGTGGTAAAACAAGCCCCTACTCCATGTTGGCAAATTTTTCTAAAAAATTAACAGTGTTCCAAGAAGGAAAACTACAAACTATTACTACCCCTTGGAAGAAAGCGCCCTATCAGTTTCATTTTTTTGGACAAGAAAAACCATTAGCCATGCTTCCCTATGGTACACCAGAGGTGATTTCTTTAAGCAGTGAACGCTTTGATCAAGCAACTACTCCCATTCGAACTTTAGATAGTCGCTTTCATATTCAGTTTTTCCCAATGGGCATGGCAAAAGCTATTGCTGCTTTTAATCCAGGTGAAAAAACGATTAATTTTTTAGCTAATAAATTTTATAACAGCGGTCAATCTATTAAAAATAAACCCAAAGCAGACCCTGATACTTACATTAATATTTTCCCTGATAATGCTCCTGAACAAGGTTTAATGCTACAAGGTAGTATTTCATCCTATGACCTTACCGCTTTAATGACTTGTGCAGTGACTGACTGTTGGCTAAATAACAACTTAGTTGAGAAACATGGTGTTTACTCTATAGAGTTTTTATCTAGTGCCACAAGAAATAATTTAACCCAAGCATTAAAAGCTAGAGGCATTATTTGGCAAGAGTATAATACCTCAAGACTACAAGCAGAAAATAATTATTTTGGTTCGTTAGAGTCAAATATATATAAAGTACAAACACTGCGCCATTATGGTAAAAACTGGTATACCGTGCCTAAGCAACATCCACGTATGGCCTATTTACAAAAACATTTTTTATTCCAATCAGAAGTATGGCAAACATTAAGAAAACAGCTTAACACGCTACAACTAACAAAGTTTATTATTAAAATGCTTAAGCGTTGGCAAAAACATGGTAAACAATTAGCCCACTATGCAGAAAAAAGTAGTGAATGGAAAAAACTCACTAAAGATCTTAGTATGTTTACCTCTGGTTATAGCTTATTGCGTGAAACCATAGGCCAACAACTAGCATACTCCCATTATCGTAAAATGTTTTTAGAAACAGGTGATATGGAGATGCAATGGTTATGGCCACAACCAACAGTATTTATGTTACTAGAAAATCCTGCACAAGCTGTTTATCAATACTGGTTAGCTTTTTTAGAAAGTTATCAGCAATTAGGGCTATTAAACTTTAGCCAAACTAAACTAGCAGTTGATAGTTACCATGTACACATCAACCAATGTATCTATGCAGAAGTATTTACTAAATTAGGCTGTCCTGAATTAGCTAATCTAGTTCGTGAAATGGAACATTATGCCTTTACTAGAATAGCCTCTAAAACTAATTTAGTTATCAACTGGCAACAAAAAGATAATGGTGAAACTGAGGTCAGTTTAACTATACCACCTGCCATTCTTACCCAAACCTTAGGATAAGGTAAGTAATGGTTAACCACTAAAACTGTGCTGCCACTATTCAAAAAATTTATACAAATGCTGGCGGCGCACCTCTTTAGGTAATACTCCAAACTGTTTTCTAAAGGCTGAACTAAAATGACTAATATTGCTATAACCCATTGTAATAGCTGTTTCTGTTACACTATTATCTACTAATAGCTGTTTTGCTTTACTCATTCGCTCTGCTAAAAAATAAGAATAAATACTTTTACCAAAAACCTGCTTAAAACCTTTTTTTAACTTACTTTGATTAAGCCCTACTTGCTTAGCTAACCAATCAATAGTTGGTGGGCTACTTAAATCACTTATTAAATAGTCACGAGCACTATTAATTTGCTTATATTCTCGATGAGTAAACTCTTGCTTTTCTAGATGACTATCAAAGGTTTTGAAATACCAATTTAGATATTCCAAAACATGAGCATATAGCAGTAAGCGATTGGTCACTTTACAGTCAGTGTTTTGCATTAAGTGAAATAACTGTCTTGCACAAGACAGTACATTAATATTTTGCTCTATTTGATGATGATGTAGGAAAAAATTAACTTTCTTGTCTAGACAAGAAAATTGAAAATCCATATCTCCAAGTAAAACATCCAATAATTCGGGCATTATCATTACTTCAAGATTACAGAAATCCTCTGAATGCTGTAGGTGGAAGGTCTCACCATCAGCAAAGCCAAAAGTTAAATCCCCTTTTGTCGTAACAAATTTTCTACCTTTGACTTGCATACTCAACTTACCCTGCAATTGACAGCTAAAACATAAACATTCATCACTGCTAGGGAACTCTTTGCTGACATCGATTGCATTTAAATCATCTGCGGTAACAACACATACAGCTAAGCCTGGTTGTAACTCAATATATGAGCAACCTTTATTGTCACTATTGAAATTATTACTGGTTAACAGATCATCCAAATGCATACATCCTCCTTCAAAGATACAAACGATAACAAATATCATTTGCATCCACAACAAAATAAAGCTACTATTCACATGCTGTATGCATTAGGAATACTAGTACACTAATAAATTTCTTATAAATAAAAGACTTGTAAAAATATCTCATGGATAAAAAAATCGTCCACAATCGTAAACAGAGAAACTATTTTTTATTCATTATTGCACAACTTTATGTCATTCAAGGAATTCCTGTTGGCTTAGCTTTTGATGCCTATCCTATTTTATTACGTAATGCTGGGGTTTCTCTGGCAGTAATAGCAATGATTCCTCTAGCCGGGCTACCTTGGGTAGTTAAATTCTTATGGGCTCCTGTTGTAGAAAATCACTGGATAAATAAAATAGGTTATAGAAAAAGCTGGTTACTACCTATGCAGTGTTTGTTAGCAGTATTTATTACTATTATCGCCTTTATCCCCTTTACCCCAGAAACTACTAGCTATCTACTTGGTATCATTATCCTGTCTTGTATAGTTTCTGCAACACAAGATATTGCCACTGATGGGTTAGCTGCTGACTTATCACAAAGTAATACAATAACCCAAGTAAATAGTATTCAAGTAATGGGTAATATAATGGGGATGTTAATAGGTGGTGCAGGTGTTACCGTTTGCTATGACTACTTAGGAAAAACCTACAGTATCTTATTATTAGTGGTATTTATTATACTTTCTATAATACAACTACTCATATGGAAAGAACCTAACTTATTTCATACATCACAGCCCAAACCACGAGCAAGAATCAGCTATTTTTTTAAAAGGCAAAATGCTTATCATATGCTATTACTTGCATTACTTGTTCCTTTTGCTGGCTCTGTGATTTTAGCCATGACGAAATTTATACTACTTGATCACGGCCTTTCAGTTAGTGATATAGGTATTTATACAGGTATTGGTGGTTATATAACCATGTTACTAGGCTGTGTTATTGCCGCTTACTTATTAAAAACTAAACACCCCTATCAAACTTTAAAACTAGGCTTTAGCTTATTTACTTTGTTAATTATCTTCTGGAGTGTGCTTTACTACATACCGAACTACATTAATCTTATCAGTATTATTGCCATCATGACTATTCTAGGCATTGGTATTGGTATTATTAACGTTAGTATTTATACTATAACCATGATTTTTGCTAAAAAAGGCAAACAATCTGCTACTGACTATGCTATTTTTCAAAGTAGTTTACTATTCTCTGAAATAATTGCTTCCTCTCTATCTATGACAATAGCAGAATACTTTAATTATCTAACTGCTTTTATAATAGCCTTAATAGCAGTTATTATTATTCTTATAAATCTAAATAAAAACAAGGTCTGTTAACGCTAAAGCACTAGGACTGAAAAGGCTAGTATAAATTTCTTTAATTATTAATTTAGAGGATATTTAGGAGCCTGTTGTTATAAAGAATCTATAGATGTACATAATCAAAGATTATTAAGAGCCTTCGAGAAGTTTTCTCTTATTTCATGACCGTAGAATGGTACAATTGCTATTTTAGAGGAATACTACCCCCTATAATATTAAACAACGTGGCGTAAGTATGAATTACCGATCCGCCAACAATTATTACCGCATCTAATGTCTTTGAGTATATCTCGAAACGCATCGGTATCCAGGTATCACCTCGCCTCTTTGGACACACCTTGGGTACTGATTTGATGAAATAACCGGATCGTAATTTGCATTTAGTAAAGAAGTTATTAGGCCATACTGATGTACTCACAACGCATGAATATATCGTGCCAGACATTAACTCAATCAAGGACTTACGAGAGAGTCGCTATTAAGAGAAGAATTTACACAGAATAAAGAAAAAAGCTTACAGAAACATCTTGATAAACTTCTTTAGGCGTTACACTCTTAAATATATAAGAATTATAAATCCATCAAATATAGTTTAAGTTTTTGCTAATTAATGAGATACTACAATTTATTTTTTACTAATCTGTACTTCTCAATTCATTAAACTTAAAGAGAACCGATTTATTAATTTGAAATGGTGGGTCGTATAGGATTCGAACCTATGACCAACTGGTTAAAAGCCAGCTGCTCTACCGACTGAGCTAACGACCCAAATTCTTTTGAATTTGGTCGGAGTAGAGAGACTCGAACTCCCGACATCCTGCTCCCAAAGCAGGCGCGCTACCAACTGCGCTATACTCCGATAAATTTGGCTCCGCGACCTGGGCTCGAACCAGGGACCCAATGATTAACAGTCATTTGCTCTGCCGACTGAGCTATCGCGGAATCATCAAACTTGAAAGCTATATTGCCTCTCAAGGTGGGCGCCATTTTACGGATTTTAAAAGACATGTCAACTGTTTTTTTAAAAAAATTTAATTTTTATTAAAATACTAGTAATTGTTATACTTTACCCTATCACATTACAGAATTAGGGGTAATTTTTGTGACACGCATTAAAATCTGTGGGATCACTCGAGTAGAAGATGCTATGGCCGCAGTAGAGGCAGGCGCTGATGCATTAGGTTTTGTATTTTATAAAGATAGCCCTAGAGCTATCACAATCGATCAAGCTAAAAATATATGCCAAAATTTACCACCCTTTATTACAAGTGTCGGCCTTTTTGTTAACGCATCAAACAATG
Coding sequences within it:
- a CDS encoding MFS transporter — protein: MDKKIVHNRKQRNYFLFIIAQLYVIQGIPVGLAFDAYPILLRNAGVSLAVIAMIPLAGLPWVVKFLWAPVVENHWINKIGYRKSWLLPMQCLLAVFITIIAFIPFTPETTSYLLGIIILSCIVSATQDIATDGLAADLSQSNTITQVNSIQVMGNIMGMLIGGAGVTVCYDYLGKTYSILLLVVFIILSIIQLLIWKEPNLFHTSQPKPRARISYFFKRQNAYHMLLLALLVPFAGSVILAMTKFILLDHGLSVSDIGIYTGIGGYITMLLGCVIAAYLLKTKHPYQTLKLGFSLFTLLIIFWSVLYYIPNYINLISIIAIMTILGIGIGIINVSIYTITMIFAKKGKQSATDYAIFQSSLLFSEIIASSLSMTIAEYFNYLTAFIIALIAVIIILINLNKNKVC
- a CDS encoding saccharopine dehydrogenase family protein; amino-acid sequence: MTTSQTTTTKIIVIGGTGETGQRILNHLKQTYPTLSLTCASRQNTSNLSDIPFVNIDISNAQQSIALLKDYDLAILAIGPMERLLATPHQLCLEACIDCIDINDSATASKAILGLHETAQQKQCSIYTGMGLAPGITTLMLMQLAEKKRSSKGVYRSRLYMGAAYGGGKTSPYSMLANFSKKLTVFQEGKLQTITTPWKKAPYQFHFFGQEKPLAMLPYGTPEVISLSSERFDQATTPIRTLDSRFHIQFFPMGMAKAIAAFNPGEKTINFLANKFYNSGQSIKNKPKADPDTYINIFPDNAPEQGLMLQGSISSYDLTALMTCAVTDCWLNNNLVEKHGVYSIEFLSSATRNNLTQALKARGIIWQEYNTSRLQAENNYFGSLESNIYKVQTLRHYGKNWYTVPKQHPRMAYLQKHFLFQSEVWQTLRKQLNTLQLTKFIIKMLKRWQKHGKQLAHYAEKSSEWKKLTKDLSMFTSGYSLLRETIGQQLAYSHYRKMFLETGDMEMQWLWPQPTVFMLLENPAQAVYQYWLAFLESYQQLGLLNFSQTKLAVDSYHVHINQCIYAEVFTKLGCPELANLVREMEHYAFTRIASKTNLVINWQQKDNGETEVSLTIPPAILTQTLG
- a CDS encoding helix-turn-helix transcriptional regulator gives rise to the protein MHLDDLLTSNNFNSDNKGCSYIELQPGLAVCVVTADDLNAIDVSKEFPSSDECLCFSCQLQGKLSMQVKGRKFVTTKGDLTFGFADGETFHLQHSEDFCNLEVMIMPELLDVLLGDMDFQFSCLDKKVNFFLHHHQIEQNINVLSCARQLFHLMQNTDCKVTNRLLLYAHVLEYLNWYFKTFDSHLEKQEFTHREYKQINSARDYLISDLSSPPTIDWLAKQVGLNQSKLKKGFKQVFGKSIYSYFLAERMSKAKQLLVDNSVTETAITMGYSNISHFSSAFRKQFGVLPKEVRRQHLYKFFE